In Manis javanica isolate MJ-LG chromosome 18, MJ_LKY, whole genome shotgun sequence, the following proteins share a genomic window:
- the NR2F2 gene encoding COUP transcription factor 2 isoform X4, translated as MQAVWDLEQGKYGFAVQRGRMPPTQPTHGQFALTNGDPLNCHSYLSGYISLLLRAEPYPTSRFGSQCMQPNNIMGIENICELAARMLFSAVEWARNIPFFPDLQITDQVALLRLTWSELFVLNAAQCSMPLHVAPLLAAAGLHASPMSADRVVAFMDHIRIFQEQVEKLKALHVDSAEYSCLKAIVLFTSDACGLSDVAHVESLQEKSQCALEEYVRSQYPNQPTRFGKLLLRLPSLRTVSSSVIEQLFFVRLVGKTPIETLIRDMLLSGSSFNWPYMAIQ; from the exons ATGCAAGCTGTTTGGGACCTTGAACAAGGCAAATATGGTTTTG CCGTGCAGAGGGGCAGAATGCCGCCCACCCAGCCAACCCACGGGCAGTTTGCGCTGACCAACGGGGACCCCCTCAACTGCCACTCGTACCTGTCCGGATATATTTCTCTGCTGCTGCGCGCGGAACCCTATCCCACGTCGCGCTTCGGCAGCCAGTGCATGCAGCCCAACAACATCATGGGCATCGAGAACATTTGCGAACTGGCCGCGCGGATGCTCTTCAGCGCCGTCGAGTGGGCCCGGAACATCCCCTTCTTCCCTGACCTGCAGATCACCGACCAGGTGGCCCTGCTTCGCCTCACCTGGAGCGAGCTGTTCGTGCTAAACGCGGCACAGTGCTCCATGCCCCTCCACGTCGCCCCGCTCCTGGCCGCCGCCGGCCTACACGCCTCGCCCATGTCCGCCGACCGGGTGGTCGCCTTTATGGACCACATACGGATCTTCCAAGAGCAAGTGGAGAAGCTCAAAGCGCTGCACGTCGACTCTGCCGAGTACAGCTGCCTCAAGGCCATAGTCCTGTTCACCTCAG ATGCCTGTGGTCTTTCTGATGTAGCCCATGTGGAAAGCTTGCAGGAAAAGTCCCAGTGTGCTTTGGAAGAATACGTTAGGAGCCAGTACCCCAACCAACCAACACGATTCGGAAAGCTTTTGCTTCGCCTCCCTTCCCTCCGCACGGTCTCCTCCTCAGTCATAGAGCAATTGTTTTTCGTCCGTTTGGTAGGTAAAACCCCCATCGAAACCCTCATCCGGGATATGTTACTGTCCGGCAGCAGTTTTAACTGGCCGTATATGgcaattcaataa
- the NR2F2 gene encoding COUP transcription factor 2 isoform X1 produces the protein MAMVVSTWRDPQDEVPGSQGSQASQAPPVPGPPPGAPHTPQTPGQGGPASTPAQTAAGGQGGPGGPGGDKQPQQHIECVVCGDKSSGKHYGQFTCEGCKSFFKRSVRRNLSYTCRANRNCPIDQHHRNQCQYCRLKKCLKVGMRREAVQRGRMPPTQPTHGQFALTNGDPLNCHSYLSGYISLLLRAEPYPTSRFGSQCMQPNNIMGIENICELAARMLFSAVEWARNIPFFPDLQITDQVALLRLTWSELFVLNAAQCSMPLHVAPLLAAAGLHASPMSADRVVAFMDHIRIFQEQVEKLKALHVDSAEYSCLKAIVLFTSDACGLSDVAHVESLQEKSQCALEEYVRSQYPNQPTRFGKLLLRLPSLRTVSSSVIEQLFFVRLVGKTPIETLIRDMLLSGSSFNWPYMAIQ, from the exons ATGGCAATGGTAGTCAGCACGTGGCGCGACCCCCAGGACGAGGTGCCCGGctcacagggcagccaggcctcGCAGGCGCCGCCCGTGCCCGGGCCGCCGCCCGGAGCCCCGCACACGCCCCAGACGCCGGGCCAGGGGGGCCCGGCCAGCACGCCGGCGCAGACGGCGGCCGGCGGCCAGGGCGGCCCCGGCGGCCCGGGCGGCGACAAGCAGCCGCAGCAGCACATCGAGTGCGTGGTGTGCGGCGACAAGTCGAGCGGCAAACACTACGGCCAGTTCACGTGCGAGGGCTGCAAGAGCTTCTTCAAGCGCAGCGTGCGGAGGAACCTGAGCTACACGTGCCGCGCCAACCGGAACTGTCCCATCGACCAGCACCACCGCAACCAGTGCCAGTACTGCCGCCTCAAAAAGTGCCTCAAAGTAGGCATGAGACGGGAAG CCGTGCAGAGGGGCAGAATGCCGCCCACCCAGCCAACCCACGGGCAGTTTGCGCTGACCAACGGGGACCCCCTCAACTGCCACTCGTACCTGTCCGGATATATTTCTCTGCTGCTGCGCGCGGAACCCTATCCCACGTCGCGCTTCGGCAGCCAGTGCATGCAGCCCAACAACATCATGGGCATCGAGAACATTTGCGAACTGGCCGCGCGGATGCTCTTCAGCGCCGTCGAGTGGGCCCGGAACATCCCCTTCTTCCCTGACCTGCAGATCACCGACCAGGTGGCCCTGCTTCGCCTCACCTGGAGCGAGCTGTTCGTGCTAAACGCGGCACAGTGCTCCATGCCCCTCCACGTCGCCCCGCTCCTGGCCGCCGCCGGCCTACACGCCTCGCCCATGTCCGCCGACCGGGTGGTCGCCTTTATGGACCACATACGGATCTTCCAAGAGCAAGTGGAGAAGCTCAAAGCGCTGCACGTCGACTCTGCCGAGTACAGCTGCCTCAAGGCCATAGTCCTGTTCACCTCAG ATGCCTGTGGTCTTTCTGATGTAGCCCATGTGGAAAGCTTGCAGGAAAAGTCCCAGTGTGCTTTGGAAGAATACGTTAGGAGCCAGTACCCCAACCAACCAACACGATTCGGAAAGCTTTTGCTTCGCCTCCCTTCCCTCCGCACGGTCTCCTCCTCAGTCATAGAGCAATTGTTTTTCGTCCGTTTGGTAGGTAAAACCCCCATCGAAACCCTCATCCGGGATATGTTACTGTCCGGCAGCAGTTTTAACTGGCCGTATATGgcaattcaataa
- the NR2F2 gene encoding COUP transcription factor 2 isoform X2, translated as MPPECYIPPTVPGPRGKVANSGFWAVQPQAGLGGKCAALAARACLGGSLRGVPASWGLPAVQRGRMPPTQPTHGQFALTNGDPLNCHSYLSGYISLLLRAEPYPTSRFGSQCMQPNNIMGIENICELAARMLFSAVEWARNIPFFPDLQITDQVALLRLTWSELFVLNAAQCSMPLHVAPLLAAAGLHASPMSADRVVAFMDHIRIFQEQVEKLKALHVDSAEYSCLKAIVLFTSDACGLSDVAHVESLQEKSQCALEEYVRSQYPNQPTRFGKLLLRLPSLRTVSSSVIEQLFFVRLVGKTPIETLIRDMLLSGSSFNWPYMAIQ; from the exons ATGCCCCCAGAATGCTACATCCCGCCCACTGTGCCGGGACCCCGAGGCAAAGTGGCCAATTCTGGGTTCTGGGCGGTCCAGCCCCAAGCGGGCCTCGGAGGCAAGTGTGCCGCCCTGGCCGCCAGAGCTTGCCTGGGTGGCAGTTTGAGAGGAGTCCCGGCATCCTGGGGACTCCCAG CCGTGCAGAGGGGCAGAATGCCGCCCACCCAGCCAACCCACGGGCAGTTTGCGCTGACCAACGGGGACCCCCTCAACTGCCACTCGTACCTGTCCGGATATATTTCTCTGCTGCTGCGCGCGGAACCCTATCCCACGTCGCGCTTCGGCAGCCAGTGCATGCAGCCCAACAACATCATGGGCATCGAGAACATTTGCGAACTGGCCGCGCGGATGCTCTTCAGCGCCGTCGAGTGGGCCCGGAACATCCCCTTCTTCCCTGACCTGCAGATCACCGACCAGGTGGCCCTGCTTCGCCTCACCTGGAGCGAGCTGTTCGTGCTAAACGCGGCACAGTGCTCCATGCCCCTCCACGTCGCCCCGCTCCTGGCCGCCGCCGGCCTACACGCCTCGCCCATGTCCGCCGACCGGGTGGTCGCCTTTATGGACCACATACGGATCTTCCAAGAGCAAGTGGAGAAGCTCAAAGCGCTGCACGTCGACTCTGCCGAGTACAGCTGCCTCAAGGCCATAGTCCTGTTCACCTCAG ATGCCTGTGGTCTTTCTGATGTAGCCCATGTGGAAAGCTTGCAGGAAAAGTCCCAGTGTGCTTTGGAAGAATACGTTAGGAGCCAGTACCCCAACCAACCAACACGATTCGGAAAGCTTTTGCTTCGCCTCCCTTCCCTCCGCACGGTCTCCTCCTCAGTCATAGAGCAATTGTTTTTCGTCCGTTTGGTAGGTAAAACCCCCATCGAAACCCTCATCCGGGATATGTTACTGTCCGGCAGCAGTTTTAACTGGCCGTATATGgcaattcaataa
- the NR2F2 gene encoding COUP transcription factor 2 isoform X3 → MPPECYIPPTVPGPRGKVANSGFWAVQPQAGLGAVQRGRMPPTQPTHGQFALTNGDPLNCHSYLSGYISLLLRAEPYPTSRFGSQCMQPNNIMGIENICELAARMLFSAVEWARNIPFFPDLQITDQVALLRLTWSELFVLNAAQCSMPLHVAPLLAAAGLHASPMSADRVVAFMDHIRIFQEQVEKLKALHVDSAEYSCLKAIVLFTSDACGLSDVAHVESLQEKSQCALEEYVRSQYPNQPTRFGKLLLRLPSLRTVSSSVIEQLFFVRLVGKTPIETLIRDMLLSGSSFNWPYMAIQ, encoded by the exons ATGCCCCCAGAATGCTACATCCCGCCCACTGTGCCGGGACCCCGAGGCAAAGTGGCCAATTCTGGGTTCTGGGCGGTCCAGCCCCAAGCGGGCCTCGGAG CCGTGCAGAGGGGCAGAATGCCGCCCACCCAGCCAACCCACGGGCAGTTTGCGCTGACCAACGGGGACCCCCTCAACTGCCACTCGTACCTGTCCGGATATATTTCTCTGCTGCTGCGCGCGGAACCCTATCCCACGTCGCGCTTCGGCAGCCAGTGCATGCAGCCCAACAACATCATGGGCATCGAGAACATTTGCGAACTGGCCGCGCGGATGCTCTTCAGCGCCGTCGAGTGGGCCCGGAACATCCCCTTCTTCCCTGACCTGCAGATCACCGACCAGGTGGCCCTGCTTCGCCTCACCTGGAGCGAGCTGTTCGTGCTAAACGCGGCACAGTGCTCCATGCCCCTCCACGTCGCCCCGCTCCTGGCCGCCGCCGGCCTACACGCCTCGCCCATGTCCGCCGACCGGGTGGTCGCCTTTATGGACCACATACGGATCTTCCAAGAGCAAGTGGAGAAGCTCAAAGCGCTGCACGTCGACTCTGCCGAGTACAGCTGCCTCAAGGCCATAGTCCTGTTCACCTCAG ATGCCTGTGGTCTTTCTGATGTAGCCCATGTGGAAAGCTTGCAGGAAAAGTCCCAGTGTGCTTTGGAAGAATACGTTAGGAGCCAGTACCCCAACCAACCAACACGATTCGGAAAGCTTTTGCTTCGCCTCCCTTCCCTCCGCACGGTCTCCTCCTCAGTCATAGAGCAATTGTTTTTCGTCCGTTTGGTAGGTAAAACCCCCATCGAAACCCTCATCCGGGATATGTTACTGTCCGGCAGCAGTTTTAACTGGCCGTATATGgcaattcaataa
- the NR2F2 gene encoding COUP transcription factor 2 isoform X5, producing MPPTQPTHGQFALTNGDPLNCHSYLSGYISLLLRAEPYPTSRFGSQCMQPNNIMGIENICELAARMLFSAVEWARNIPFFPDLQITDQVALLRLTWSELFVLNAAQCSMPLHVAPLLAAAGLHASPMSADRVVAFMDHIRIFQEQVEKLKALHVDSAEYSCLKAIVLFTSDACGLSDVAHVESLQEKSQCALEEYVRSQYPNQPTRFGKLLLRLPSLRTVSSSVIEQLFFVRLVGKTPIETLIRDMLLSGSSFNWPYMAIQ from the exons ATGCCGCCCACCCAGCCAACCCACGGGCAGTTTGCGCTGACCAACGGGGACCCCCTCAACTGCCACTCGTACCTGTCCGGATATATTTCTCTGCTGCTGCGCGCGGAACCCTATCCCACGTCGCGCTTCGGCAGCCAGTGCATGCAGCCCAACAACATCATGGGCATCGAGAACATTTGCGAACTGGCCGCGCGGATGCTCTTCAGCGCCGTCGAGTGGGCCCGGAACATCCCCTTCTTCCCTGACCTGCAGATCACCGACCAGGTGGCCCTGCTTCGCCTCACCTGGAGCGAGCTGTTCGTGCTAAACGCGGCACAGTGCTCCATGCCCCTCCACGTCGCCCCGCTCCTGGCCGCCGCCGGCCTACACGCCTCGCCCATGTCCGCCGACCGGGTGGTCGCCTTTATGGACCACATACGGATCTTCCAAGAGCAAGTGGAGAAGCTCAAAGCGCTGCACGTCGACTCTGCCGAGTACAGCTGCCTCAAGGCCATAGTCCTGTTCACCTCAG ATGCCTGTGGTCTTTCTGATGTAGCCCATGTGGAAAGCTTGCAGGAAAAGTCCCAGTGTGCTTTGGAAGAATACGTTAGGAGCCAGTACCCCAACCAACCAACACGATTCGGAAAGCTTTTGCTTCGCCTCCCTTCCCTCCGCACGGTCTCCTCCTCAGTCATAGAGCAATTGTTTTTCGTCCGTTTGGTAGGTAAAACCCCCATCGAAACCCTCATCCGGGATATGTTACTGTCCGGCAGCAGTTTTAACTGGCCGTATATGgcaattcaataa